Sequence from the Nocardioides exalbidus genome:
ATCGTCCTCGGGACGCCCCAGGAGGTCGTGACGGACGGCGACGCGCTGGTCGGCCTGCGCCTGGCGGACGGCACCCTCCTCGAGCGCGACGCGATCGTGGTCGCCTCGCAGGTGCACGCGCGCGCCGACTACCTCGCACCCCTCGGCATCGAGCCCGTCCCCTTCGAGATGAACGGCGTCACGTTCGGCTCCGTGGTCGAGGTCCAGCCCCACACCGGAGCGACGTCCGTGCCCGGCATATTCGCCGCCGGCAACATCACCGACGTCTCGATGATCCTCATCGCCTCCGCGGCCCACGGCGTGCGCGTCGGTGCCTGGATCAACGCCGAGCTCGCCGGCGAGGAGGCCGCCGCCGCGGTCGCCGAGAAGCGCGCCCACTTCTTCGAGCAACCGGCGTGGGAGGAGCGCTACTCCGGAGACAAGGTCTGGAGCGGCAAGGTCAACGCCCAGCTCGCCGCCGAGGCCGCCGACCTCACCCCCGGCCGGGCGCTCGACGTCGGCTGCGGCGAGGGCGGTGACGTCCTGTGGCTGGCCGAGCGGGGCTGGGAGGTCACCGCGTCCGACTTCGCCGAGGCCGCCCTCGCCCGGGTGAGCGAGCACGCCGAGGAGGCCGGTGTCGCCGACCGCGTCGAGACGCGCCGCATCGACGTCCGCACCTTCGAGCCCGCCGGCGAGACCTGGGACCTGGTCACCGCGCACTTCGTGCACCTGCCCGACGGCGGCATGGTCGACGTCGTACGCCGACTCGCGTCCGCGGTCGCGCCCGGTGGCACGCTGCTCGTGGTCGGCCACGCCCCCAACGACATCCACACCGGGCTGCGGAGCGGGCACCACAGCTTCATGCACACCGCCGACCAGCTGCTCCCCGCGTTGGACGAGGACTTCGTCGTCGAGGTCTGCGAGTCGCGTCCCCGCACGCAGAGGCACCCGGAGACCGGCGAGGACATCGACATCGCCGACGCGACGCTCCGCGCCCGCCGCCAGGGGTGAACCGACGTCACCGGTGGGCGGGCAGGATGGTCGGGTGAGCACGCACGCCCCGACCGTTCCGCCCGCCCGTCAGTGGTGGACCCTCGCCCCGTTCCTGGTCGCGGTGATCGCCGTCGCCGGCCTCGGTGGGCTGGCCGCGGCCTCCGCGCGCTCGACGTACGACGCCCTCGAGCTCCCCCCGTTCGCACCGCCGGGCTGGCTCTTCGGGCCGGTGTGGTCGGTCCTCTACCTCTTCATCGGCGTCGCCGGGTGGCTGCTCTGGCGGGCGCGCGGGTGGGACGGGGTCCTGTGGCTCTGGGCCGGCCAGCTCGTGCTCAACCTCGCCTGGACTCCGCTCTTCTTCTCCGCCGACCGCTACGTCCTCGCGCTCGTCGACATCCTGGCGCTCGACGTCGCGGTCGCCGTGCTGGTGGCGCTGGCGTGGCGCACCTCCCGAGTCGCCGCGGGTTTGCTCGTGCCCTACCTCGCGTGGGTGCTGTTCGCGACGGCGCTCAACATCGGGATCGTCGTCCTCAACTGACTCCGAGCCGCGCCACGACCATCGCCGCGATCCGGTCGACGGGCAGGGCGGGGTCGACGTCCATGCCGTCCTCGTCGGCCTGCAGCGGCTCGAGGGTGTCGAGCTGCGACTCCAGCAGGCTCGGCGGCATGAAGTGCGCGCGTGCCTCCATCCGCTGGAGGAGCAGCCCCTTGTCACCCGTGCAGTGCACGAAGAACGTGCCGGCCCCGCCGGTGCGGAGCACGTCGCGGTAGGCCCGCCGCAGCGCGCTGCAGGTGATGATCGTCGGCTCGCCGCGCTGGTCGCGCTCGGCCGTCCACTGCGCGAGCGACTCGAGCCAGCCCCACCGGTCGTCGTCGGTGAGCGGGACGCCCCGGCTCATCTTCTCGACGTTGGCCGGGGGGTGGAAGTCATCGCCCTCGGCCGTCTCCCAGCCGAGCAGGCCCTGCACGGCCCGGGCGACCGTGGACTTGCCCGATCCGGAGACGCCCATGAAGACGAGGTGCAGCGGCGTCGCGCCGGTCATCCGATGGCCCACACGCCGAGCGCCAGCACGAAGATGCTGAGGCCCAGGGTCGTCTCGAGCACCGTCCAGGTGCGCAGCGTCGTCTTCACGTCCATGCCGAAGAAGCGCCCCACCAGCCAGAAGCCCGAGTCGTTGACGTGGGAGAGCACCGTCGCGCCCGCCGCGATGGCCAGCACGAGCGCGACCAGCTGCAGCGAGGAGGGGTCGGCCTCGGTGACGGCGGCGGAGAGCAGACCGGCAGTCGTGGTGAGCGCCACGGTCGCCGACCCCTGCGCGACGCGCAGGATCGTGGCGATCACGAAGGCCGAGACGATCAGGGGCAATCCGAGGTCCGCCAGAGAGTCGGAGAGCGCCTCACCGATGCCGCTGTAGCGGAGCACCCCGCCGAACATGCCTCCCGCACCGGTGATCAGGATGATGGCGCAGATGGGGCCGAGCGCGTCGTTGAGCAGGCCCTCGATCTCCGCGCGCGTGTGGCTCTTGATCGCAAGGGTGTAGGTCGCCACCAGCAGGGCGATCAGGAGCGCGACGGGGGTCTGGCCGATGAAGATGAAGGCGTCCACGACACCGTTGTCCGCGCCGATCGTCTCGTTGGTCCGCAGCGTCGTGAGGATCGTGTTGCCGGCGATCAGCAGCACCGGCAGCAGCAGGATGCCGAGCACGTGGGCGAAGGCCGGACGGGCGTCCTCGCTGACGTCCTCTCGACCGCCGGTGAGCACCGAGTCGTCGATCGGGACGTGCACCTTGCCCAGCCACGACGTGGTGACCGCGTAGACACCGGCGAACCAGGCGACCAGGGCCACCACGATGCCGACCAACAGGGTGAGGCCGATGCTGGCGCCGAGCTCGGTGGCGGCGGTGACGGGGCCCGGGTGCGGCGGGACGATCGCGTGCATCGCGGCGAATGCGCCGGCTGCGGGCAGGGCGTACAGCAGGACGGAGCCGCCGAAGCGCCTCGCCACCGAGAAGATGATCGGCAGGAAGACCACGAGGCCTGCGTCGAAGAAGATCGGCAGGCCGAAGAGCAGCGCCGCGACGCCGAGCGCCAGGGGTGCGCGCTTCTCGCCGAAGCGGCTGATGAGGCTGTCGGCGAGGACCTGGGCGCCTCCCGTCACCTCGAGCAGCCGGCCGATCATCACGCCGAGCCCCACGAGCAGGGCGACCGATCCGAGCGTGCTGCCGAAGGCGGCGATGGCGATGGTCGGCACGTCGGCGACCGGCACGCCAGCGGCGACGGCCGTGCCGAGGCTCACGAGCACGAGCGCGACGAACGCGTGCATCCGCAGCACGATGATCAGGACGAGCAGCAGGGCGACGGCCGCGGCAGCGATGAGCAGCAGGGTGCCCGAGCCGTAGACCGGGGTCATGGTGTCCACGAGAGAACCTCCCAGTTCGATTGCCTCACCCTAGGCGTCAGCGCCGACGGCACAACCTGCCGACCCGTGCGGGTGGGCTCGCCGTAAGAGGCCGTCTCGGTTGTCCACAGATCGTGTCAAGGGTCTGTTGTCGGGACGGCCGGGCAAGAGATGGTCTAGACATGATCGTCTCCGGAAAGCTCGCCCTCGACCGCAACGCGCACGCCACGGCCTCGACCAGCCTGTCCTCACGGCTGCAGGACATCGAGGCGCGTCGCCGCACGGCGGAGTCGACCGTGGGATCGCTGCTCGCGTCGTGGCGCGGCGACGCCTCCGCGCACTTCACCACGCGCTGGCAGGAGTGGGACGACGCGGCCAACGAGGTCATCGACTCCCTGTCGGCCCTCCTCGCCGCCCTCGACCTCGCGCGCGAGGAGCTCGTCGACGTCGACGAGAGCATCGTCGTCGTGCCGCGCCAGCTCGACCGCCGCCTCGGGTGACACCGGCATGACGGCCTTCGACATCGACCTCGACGAGCTCCGCGCCGCGGTGCGCGAGCTGGGAGCCTGCCACCGCGACCTCCTCGCCCTGGCCGCCGAGGTCGACCGCACGCAGGCGGCCCTGGGAGAGGAGTGGCTCGGCGTGGCCGCCGACGCCGAGCGGACGGCGTACGCCGACTGGCGCGGGCACCGCGACGAGATGGTCACGGCCCTGTCCGCCCTGCGCGGCATCGCCGATGCGGCCGACGGCCACTACTCGCGCGCCGTCGACGCCAACCTCGCGCGCTGGCGGCTCGTGCGCGCCTGAGCGAGTTCTCCACAGATCGTCCGGCACGGGTGGTGACGGGACCTCTCTGCCGCTGAAGGTGGAGGGGTGCGGATCTCAGTGGAGTGCGGAGGGTTCACCCGGGCGGCAGACGCCTGCCTGGCGGCCAACCAGACCTCGGCCCTGCTCACCCAGTCCCTCGCCGGGCGGCTGGTCGCGGGGGCCGGGATGGCCGGCAACGACGCCACGTCGGCGAGCTTCGCCCGGGCGTACGACGCCAGCGCACCGGCAGCGCTCGCCGCCCTGGCCGACCTCACGCACGCCTTCATCGGCGCCGGTCGGCTGCTGGCGGCGACGGGCTCGGAGCACGCGAAGGCCGAGGCCGCGGCCGCCCATGCCGTGTCGGCCTACAGCGGCCGGGGCCTCGACGACGATGCCTTCGTCCGGGTCAGTCCTCCGCGGCCGCCGTCGAGCCTCGGCGCGCAGGAGCCGTCGCTCGGCGCCGTCGATCGGTGGATCCTCGACCAGGTCGAGGGGTTCGTCTGGCCGGGAGGCGACGTGACGGCGCTCCGCGCGACCGCCTCCGCGTGGCGACGGGCGGCCGCCTCCACCGACGGGCTGGCCGACCACGTCGACGCCGCCATCACCTTCCTGGAGTCGCAGCGCTCCCCCGAGATCCCGGTCGCCGCCGATGCCCTGGCTGACCTGCGCGACCTCGTCCTCGACACCGCCTGGCAGCTCGGTTCGCTCGCGACCGCGTGCGACGACTACGCCGACGCGATCGACGACACCCGCGAGCGCACACGAGCCCTCCTCGAGGAGATCGGCCGGATGATCGTCGAGGGCGTCGCGATCTCGACCATCGCCACCGCGATCTCCGGCAGCTTGGGCGGTGGCGCCTCGGCCACCGCAGCTGTCGCGAAGATCCGCGAGAAGTTCCCCCGCTTCGTCGCGCTCCTGACCGCCCTCCGCGCCTCCGTCGCCACCGCCTCTGCCCGGCTCCAGCGGGTGCTCGACGACCTGGCCGACCTCCGAACTCGGGTCGAAGGCTGGCTCCGGGTGCCGGCGCGCAACGAGCGCGGTGAGCTGAGGCACCCGCTCGCGTGGCTCTCGAAGGACGCCAGGTTCGAAGCCAGTCCCAAGCACGGAAGTCGACCCAATGGGCGCGCCGCTGCCGGGCCGCGCAACGGCCAGCAAGCACTTGAGGACAGCGTGGCAGTCAATCCGAGCACGACCACCCGCCGCGTGGCATACGACGGCAAGACGGAGGAGTTCGTCGTATTCGACGAGACAACGCCTGGCGTGTTTCATGGCCACGTGCGCAGCTGGGGCGAGCTCAGTCACGCCATGCAACGCGCACTGGTCGAAGCGGGAGTGGTTGACCGCAAGGGCCGGGCCATGACGAGAGGTGGATCGTGAATCGGTACGAGGAACCAGATCAGGCCAGTCCCCTCCTGCTGGCGGCGGCCATCGAGGCCGACGACCCCGACCTCATCATTTCGAGGTTGATCGCTCTTGCGCTGCAAGGGGCGGAACCCGAGTGGCTCACAGGCCGATCGATCGAGCTCGGGTCTCACCCATCTGCTCAGGTCAGGCGCGCCTCGGTCGTTGCTCTCGGACACATCGCACGCGTCCATCGCTCTATCGATGCCGACGTCGTCGTTGCGCACCTCCAGGCGATGGCCAGCGACCCCGACTTGGCGGGCGCTGCCGCCGACGCGCTCGAGGACATCGAGATGTTCACCGGGGACGTACACGACCGGGGAACCAACGGGTAGTCGTACCAGCCTTCAAGGAGCCCGACGGTTCCCCACGCGGTGGAATGGTGCGGCCGCCCGCGACGAGACTCGCGCTACGTCGCCAACGACGACTTGATCTCCGTCTTCAGCACCTTGCCCACCTTGGAGCGGGGGAGGTCGTCCCAGACGTGGACCTCCTTCGGTGCCTTGACCGAGCCGATGCGCGCTTTCACGAAGGCGGTGAGCTCGGCGGGGTCGACCGAGGCCCCGGCGTGGGGCTGGACGACGACCACGACGCGTTCGCCCCACTTCTCGTCGGGCAGCCCGATGACGGCGCAGTCCTGGACGGCCTGGTGGTCGAGGACCGCCTGCTCGACCTCGGTCGAGTACACGTTGAACCCGCCGGTGATGATCATGTCCTTGGCCCGGTCGACGATGTGGAGGAAGCCTTCGTCGTCGAGGAACCCGATGTCGCCGGTGTGCAGCCACCCGTTGGCCAGCGTCGACGCCGTCTCGGACGGGTTCTTCCAGTAGCCCGCCATCACCAGCGAGGAGCGCGCACAGATCTCACCCCGCTCCCCCGGCGCGACCGGCTGGTCGGAGGAGTCCAGGATCGCGACCGTCACGAGCGGTGACGGGCGGCCGGCCGAGGTGAGCCGGGAGACCGCGACCGAGCCGTCCGGGAGGAAGTGGTCGGCCGGCGGCATCATCGAGATCATCATCGGCGCCTCGGTCTGGCCGAAGAGCTGCGCCATGACCGGGCCGATCCGGGCCAGTGCCTCCTCGAGCCGCGACGCCGACATCGGCGCGGCGCCGTACCAGAAGCACTGCAGGCTCGAGAGGTCTGTCGTCTCGAGCGCCGAGCTGCCGAGCACCATGTAGATCAGCGTCGGCGGCAGGAACGTGTGGGTGACCCGATGCGCCTCGACCAGCTCCAGGAAGCGACCGACGTCGGGTGCGCGCATGATCACCACCTCGCCACCGAGCGACAGCACCGGGAAGCAGAGCACCCCTGCGGCGTGGGTCAGCGGCGCGAGCGCGAGGTAGACCGGGGGACCGTCGAACGGGTAGCCCATCAGCGTCAGGGCAGTCATGGTCTCGAGGTTGGTGGGCGTGAGCATCACGCCCTTCGGCCGTCCGGTCGTGCCGCCGGTGCCGACGAGCATCGCGAGCTCGTCGGCACCGGGGCGATCGGGGAGGGCGGGCACGGCGGCGGGCTCACCGAACGACACGAAGTGGTCGAACGTCAGCGACCCGTCGTCGACGGCGTCGAGGCAGACCCACGTGTGCACGCCGGGCAGCGCTTCGCGGATCGCCGCCACCAGCGAGGAGAACCCGGACTGGTAGATCACCACCTCGGCCCCGAAGAGGTCGAGCAGCTCCTGGTTCTCCGAGGCCTCGTTGCGCGGGTTGATCGGGCACCAGACACCGCCCGCCCGGCTGATCCCGAAGACGCAGGTGAAAGCGACCGGGTCGTTGGCTGACAGGATCGCGACCCTGCCACCCGGCTCGAGGCCGCGCGCCACGAGCGCGGCCGCGACGTCCCGCGACAGCCCCACCACGTCGGCGTACGACATCGAGGTGCCGTCGGTGGTGAGGCAGGGGCGGTCGGCACCGAGGCTGGCGCCCTTGTCGAGGTAGTCGTGGAGCCGCACGTCGCGCCGCCGTCAGTCCTG
This genomic interval carries:
- a CDS encoding WXG100 family type VII secretion target, whose amino-acid sequence is MTAFDIDLDELRAAVRELGACHRDLLALAAEVDRTQAALGEEWLGVAADAERTAYADWRGHRDEMVTALSALRGIADAADGHYSRAVDANLARWRLVRA
- a CDS encoding bifunctional NAD(P)/FAD-dependent oxidoreductase/class I SAM-dependent methyltransferase, translated to MSENTTFDVVVIGGGAAGLSSAMALGRSKRSVLVIDAGEPRNAPADHAHNYLGREGVSPLELLEIGRGEVAQYGVEILADRVTGLSGEAGSFLVTTEGGRRVTARRILVAGGVVDELPAVPGLAERWGKDVLHCPYCHGWEVRDQRIVVLGTTPMAGHQGLLFSQLSDDVTLVVFDDVEVPDAELEKMSAIGVQIVLGTPQEVVTDGDALVGLRLADGTLLERDAIVVASQVHARADYLAPLGIEPVPFEMNGVTFGSVVEVQPHTGATSVPGIFAAGNITDVSMILIASAAHGVRVGAWINAELAGEEAAAAVAEKRAHFFEQPAWEERYSGDKVWSGKVNAQLAAEAADLTPGRALDVGCGEGGDVLWLAERGWEVTASDFAEAALARVSEHAEEAGVADRVETRRIDVRTFEPAGETWDLVTAHFVHLPDGGMVDVVRRLASAVAPGGTLLVVGHAPNDIHTGLRSGHHSFMHTADQLLPALDEDFVVEVCESRPRTQRHPETGEDIDIADATLRARRQG
- a CDS encoding TspO/MBR family protein; the encoded protein is MSTHAPTVPPARQWWTLAPFLVAVIAVAGLGGLAAASARSTYDALELPPFAPPGWLFGPVWSVLYLFIGVAGWLLWRARGWDGVLWLWAGQLVLNLAWTPLFFSADRYVLALVDILALDVAVAVLVALAWRTSRVAAGLLVPYLAWVLFATALNIGIVVLN
- a CDS encoding GntP family permease yields the protein MTPVYGSGTLLLIAAAAVALLLVLIIVLRMHAFVALVLVSLGTAVAAGVPVADVPTIAIAAFGSTLGSVALLVGLGVMIGRLLEVTGGAQVLADSLISRFGEKRAPLALGVAALLFGLPIFFDAGLVVFLPIIFSVARRFGGSVLLYALPAAGAFAAMHAIVPPHPGPVTAATELGASIGLTLLVGIVVALVAWFAGVYAVTTSWLGKVHVPIDDSVLTGGREDVSEDARPAFAHVLGILLLPVLLIAGNTILTTLRTNETIGADNGVVDAFIFIGQTPVALLIALLVATYTLAIKSHTRAEIEGLLNDALGPICAIILITGAGGMFGGVLRYSGIGEALSDSLADLGLPLIVSAFVIATILRVAQGSATVALTTTAGLLSAAVTEADPSSLQLVALVLAIAAGATVLSHVNDSGFWLVGRFFGMDVKTTLRTWTVLETTLGLSIFVLALGVWAIG
- a CDS encoding WXG100 family type VII secretion target: MIVSGKLALDRNAHATASTSLSSRLQDIEARRRTAESTVGSLLASWRGDASAHFTTRWQEWDDAANEVIDSLSALLAALDLAREELVDVDESIVVVPRQLDRRLG
- a CDS encoding acyl-CoA synthetase, which produces MRLHDYLDKGASLGADRPCLTTDGTSMSYADVVGLSRDVAAALVARGLEPGGRVAILSANDPVAFTCVFGISRAGGVWCPINPRNEASENQELLDLFGAEVVIYQSGFSSLVAAIREALPGVHTWVCLDAVDDGSLTFDHFVSFGEPAAVPALPDRPGADELAMLVGTGGTTGRPKGVMLTPTNLETMTALTLMGYPFDGPPVYLALAPLTHAAGVLCFPVLSLGGEVVIMRAPDVGRFLELVEAHRVTHTFLPPTLIYMVLGSSALETTDLSSLQCFWYGAAPMSASRLEEALARIGPVMAQLFGQTEAPMMISMMPPADHFLPDGSVAVSRLTSAGRPSPLVTVAILDSSDQPVAPGERGEICARSSLVMAGYWKNPSETASTLANGWLHTGDIGFLDDEGFLHIVDRAKDMIITGGFNVYSTEVEQAVLDHQAVQDCAVIGLPDEKWGERVVVVVQPHAGASVDPAELTAFVKARIGSVKAPKEVHVWDDLPRSKVGKVLKTEIKSSLAT
- a CDS encoding gluconokinase, whose amino-acid sequence is MTGATPLHLVFMGVSGSGKSTVARAVQGLLGWETAEGDDFHPPANVEKMSRGVPLTDDDRWGWLESLAQWTAERDQRGEPTIITCSALRRAYRDVLRTGGAGTFFVHCTGDKGLLLQRMEARAHFMPPSLLESQLDTLEPLQADEDGMDVDPALPVDRIAAMVVARLGVS